Proteins found in one Epinephelus fuscoguttatus linkage group LG4, E.fuscoguttatus.final_Chr_v1 genomic segment:
- the bpgm gene encoding bisphosphoglycerate mutase, which translates to MSKYKLFLLRHGEGAWNKENRFCSWVDQKLSPNGVKEAQDCGRLLKEQGYKFDLVFTSILSRSVQTAWLVQEAMGQEWVPVVKSWRLNERHYGSLIGLNRAEMAQQHGEEKVKLWRRSYDITPPPIDESHPYFLEIYNDRRYSTCDVPTEKLPRAESLKEVLDRLLPYWDSTVVPEIRKGKTVLISAHGNSCRALLKHLEGISDDDIANVTLPTGIPVLLELDDNLKPVKPRQLLGDQAKIQAAIKKVEDQGKAIPST; encoded by the exons ATGTCCAAGTACAAACTCTTTCTGCTGAGGCATGGGGAGGGGGCCTGGAACAAAGAGAACCGTTTCTGCAGCTGGGTTGACCAGAAGCTGAGCCCGAATGGGGTGAAAGAGGCCCAGGACTGTGGCAGGCTCCTGAAAGAGCAGGGCTACAAATTCGACTTAGTATTCACTTCCATACTCAGCCGCTCTGTCCAGACAGCATGGCTGGTGCAGGAGGCTATGGGTCAGGAGTGGGTCCCCGTGGTGAAGTCCTGGAGACTGAATGAGCGTCACTATGGTTCCCTGATTGGCCTGAATCGGGCGGAGATGGCTCAACAACATGGAGAGGAAAAGGTGAAGCTGTGGAGAAGGAGCTACGACATCACTCCGCCTCCTATTGATGAATCCCACCCTTACTTCCTGGAAATCTACAATGACCGCAGATACAGCACTTGTGACGTGCCAACGGAGAAGCTTCCCCGAGCAGAGAGTCTGAAGGAGGTGTTGGACAGGCTGCTGCCATACTGGGACAGCACTGTGGTGCCAGAGATAAGGAAAGGGAAGACTGTGCTCATTTCGGCTCATGGAAACAGCTGCAGGGCTCTGCTGAAACACCTGGAAG GTATATCGGACGACGATATTGCCAATGTGACTTTGCCTACAGGGATACCCGTGCTGCTTGAGCTGGACGACAACCTCAAGCCTGTGAAACCTCGACAGCTCTTGGGAGACCAGGCGAAGATTCAGGCAGCGATTAAAAAGGTGGAGGACCAGGGAAAAGCTATACCGTCAACTTGA